CTACGGCGATTACCTCAGCACCTTGTTCTTCGAGAAATTTCTGGGTACCGCCCGTGGAGTAGAGCGTAACGCCCAGGCGGCGCAAAGTAGCTACCAGCGGGGCCAGCCGGTCTTTGTGGTACACGGAAAGCAGGGCGGCGCGAATGGGGCGAGCGTCAGACATCGAACGGGAAAGTTTAGGGGGTAGAATGCTGTGCGGAGTGCAAAAGCTGCCTCGCCCTTACCCGGCCAACCGTGGTAAGGGCTTGGCGTCCCAAAGGTAGGCGCATCGGCCGGCCCTGGTAGCTTCTGCCAAAAAACAACCGGGACGGCTGCTTCATATTTCCGTGCAACTCACACCCCCTGTTTGGGGTTATACAAGCTCAAGCGTAGGCTCCTCCTTCTGCCAGATTATTTTTGCCTGCTTATTAAATGACTGACTTCACCACGGCCGATTTACTCATCTCTTCTCCAGTGGCTGAAGACGCTACGCCTGCGCTGCCAACCCCCGCGCGGGCCGTGCTGGCCGCTGCGCAGCTGGCCCCGCGCCTGCTGGCCCAGGCGGCGCTTACCGACGAAACCGGGGGCTTCCCGACCCAGGAAATGCACTGGCTGCACGAAGCCGGCCTGCTGACGGCCGTGCTGCCAACCAGCCTGGGTGGGGTGGGCCTGGGAGAAACTGCCGCTACGCTGCCGCTGCTGCAAGCGCTTTATCACATTGGGCGCGGCAACCTGGCAGTAGGACGGCTGTGGGAAGGCCACGTGAATGCGCTGCTGCTGCTGCGGCGCTTTGGCAGCCCGGCGCAGGTGGCGCGGGCCGCTGCCGACGCCCGCGCCGGCCATCTGTTTGGAGTTTGGAATACGGAAAACCCGGCCGAAGGCGTGCACCTGGAGGCCGTGCTCAATACCGCGGGCCGCTACCGCCTGCGCGGGGCAAAAACGTTCGCCTCGGGTGCCGGGCACATCAGCCGGCCGGTGCTGACCGGGGCGTTGCCCAAGCAGGAAGGCTGGCAGCTGGTACTGCTGCACGCCGACCAGCAGCCGCCGGTGCTGGACCGCAGCTTCTGGCGGCCGCTGGGCATGCGGGCTACGGCCAGCTTCCGGGCCGACCTGACGGGTCTGGAGGTCGGGCCCGAAGACTTGGTGGGCCAACCTAATGACTATTACCTCGCGCCGTGGTTTGGGGGAGGCGCAGCGCGGTTTGCGGCTGTGCAGCTGGGCGGGGCCGCGGCCGTGCTCGACGAAACCCGCCGCTTCCTGCGCCGCCTCGGCCGCACCGACGACCCCTACCAGCGCCAGCGCCTGGGCGAGCTGCTGGCCTTGCACGAAACCGGCCAGCTCTGGCTGCGGGGCGCAGCCGAGCACGCCGCACTACCCGCTACTGCCCCGCTGGAGGCGTGGCCAGCGGCGCGCCAGGCTGCTACAGCGGCCTATAGCAACGGCTTCCGCAGTGTC
The sequence above is drawn from the Hymenobacter baengnokdamensis genome and encodes:
- a CDS encoding acyl-CoA dehydrogenase family protein encodes the protein MTDFTTADLLISSPVAEDATPALPTPARAVLAAAQLAPRLLAQAALTDETGGFPTQEMHWLHEAGLLTAVLPTSLGGVGLGETAATLPLLQALYHIGRGNLAVGRLWEGHVNALLLLRRFGSPAQVARAAADARAGHLFGVWNTENPAEGVHLEAVLNTAGRYRLRGAKTFASGAGHISRPVLTGALPKQEGWQLVLLHADQQPPVLDRSFWRPLGMRATASFRADLTGLEVGPEDLVGQPNDYYLAPWFGGGAARFAAVQLGGAAAVLDETRRFLRRLGRTDDPYQRQRLGELLALHETGQLWLRGAAEHAALPATAPLEAWPAARQAATAAYSNGFRSVTEDICLQTLRLAERCVGARGLLQPEPFERLHRDLTHYLRQPAPDAALAESGRFALASDKPAYQLWQG